One region of Arvicola amphibius chromosome 3, mArvAmp1.2, whole genome shotgun sequence genomic DNA includes:
- the LOC119809326 gene encoding zinc finger protein 431-like, whose protein sequence is MYGIFLKAVTYDDVHINFTKEEWDLLNPSQKNLYKDVMLETYRNLTTIGYIWEDRNTEEHCQCSRRHASHCQKNKRTHTRENPCEYNQCGKAFARHSVLQTHKRTHTGEKPYKCNQCGKAFAQHSVLRIHERTHTGEKPYECNQCGKAFAQYGHLRVHERTHTGEKPYECNQCGKAFAQNCTLKCHKRTHTGEKPYVCIQCGKAFAYHHTLKLHKRTHTGEKPYEYNQCGKAFARHSVLQTQKRTPTGEKPYECNQCGKAFAQHSVLQTHKRTHTGEKPYKCNQCGKAFADSSVLRIHERTHTGEKPYECNQCGKAFVGNSALQIHKRTHTGEKPYECNQCGKAFAQKCTLKCHKRTHTGEKPHVCILCGKAFATKGNLELHKRTHTGEKPYECNQCGKAFAVHSNLQIHKRRHAGKKPHKCNQCGKAFAIHSALQNHERTHTGEKPYECKQCGKAFAQYGGLRYHQRTHTGEKPYECNQCGKAFAYHHTLKLHKRTHTGEKPYECNQCGKAFAYHHTLKLHKRTHTGEKPHECNQCGKAFAQYGGLQSHQRTHTGEKPYECNQCGKAFARHGALQYHQRTHTGEKPYECNHCGKAFAHHSVLQMHKRIHT, encoded by the exons ATGTATGGTATATTTTTGAAggcagtgacctatgatgatgtgcataTCAACTTCACTAAGGAAGAGTGGGatttgctgaatccttcccagaagaatctctacaaagatgtgatgctggagacctacaggaaCCTAACTACTATAG GATACATTTGGGAAGATCGTAACACTGAAGAGCATTGTCAATGTTCTAGAAGACATGCAAG TCATtgtcaaaagaataaaaggacACATACTAGAGAGAATCCCTGTGAAtataatcagtgtggtaaggcctttgctaGACACAGTGTtcttcaaacacacaaaagaacacatactggagagaagccctataaatgtaatcagtgtggtaaagcctttgctcaACACAGTGTTCTTCGAatccatgaaagaacacatactggagaaaaaccctatgaatgtaatcagtgtggtaaggcctttgcacagtATGGTCATCTTCGAgtgcatgaaagaacacatactggagagaaaccctatgaatgtaatcagtgtggtaaggcctttgcacagAACTGTACTCTTAAAtgccataaaagaacacatactggagaaaaaccctatgtatgtattcagtgtggtaaagcctttgcatatcaccatacctTAAAactgcataaaagaacacatactggagagaaaccctatgaatataatcagtgtggtaaggcctttgctaGACACAGTGTTCTTCAAACACAAAAAAGAACTcctactggagagaaaccctatgaatgtaatcagtgtggtaaggcctttgcaca GCACAGTGTtcttcaaacacataaaagaacacatactggagagaagccctataaatgtaatcagtgtggtaaagcctttgctgaTTCCAGTGTTCTTCGAatccatgaaagaacacatactggagaaaaaccctatgaatgtaatcagtgtggtaaggcctttgttGGAAACAGTGctcttcaaatacataaaagaacacatactggggagaaaccctatgaatgtaatcagtgtggtaaggcctttgcacagAAATGTACTCTTAAAtgccataaaagaacacacactggagaaaaaccccatgtatgtattctgtgtggtaaagcctttgcaacTAAGGGTAATCTTGaattacataaaagaacacacactggagagaagccctatgaatgtaatcagtgtggtaaggcctttgcagtGCACAGTAATCTTCAAATCCATAAAAGAAGACACGCTGGAAAGAAACCCcataaatgtaatcagtgtggtaaagcctttgctatTCACAGTGCTCTTCAAaaccatgaaagaacacatactggagagaaaccctatgaatgtaaacagtgtggtaaggcctttgcacagtATGGTGGTCTTCGATATCatcaaagaacacatactggagagaaaccctatgaatgtaatcagtgtggtaaggcctttgcatatcaccatacctTAAAactgcataaaagaacacatactggagaaaaaccctatgaatgtaatcagtgtggtaaggcctttgcatatcaccatacctTAAAACTGCATAAAAGaactcatactggagagaaaccccatgaatgtaatcagtgtggtaaggcctttgcacagtATGGTGGTCTTCAATCTCatcaaagaacacacactggagagaaaccctatgaatgtaatcagtgtggtaaagcttttgcacGTCATG GTGCTCTTCAGTATCatcaaagaacacacactggagagaaaccctatgaatgtaatcattgtggtaaagcctttgctcaTCACAGTgttcttcaaatgcataaaagaatacatacttgA